Proteins encoded by one window of Vampirovibrionales bacterium:
- a CDS encoding AAA family ATPase, translating to SANVQTIQAELGTLNASKNRHLRVCETLCQSYQQLLTEKTVLETQKTDVKTRLDEYTNQAIAPYEQTINRFLDQFNAGYKIQGVSHSRSGGAPNTSYQIVINDTLVNIGASDTPLDTPSFKNTLSSGDKSTLALAFFLARLEQDPDRANRIVVFDDPFTSQDSFRRNNTVRQIKNCVQNCAQVIVLSL from the coding sequence AAGTGCGAATGTTCAAACCATTCAAGCCGAACTTGGAACATTAAACGCATCAAAGAATAGACATCTTCGAGTGTGTGAAACACTATGCCAAAGCTACCAGCAACTTCTCACAGAAAAAACGGTCCTGGAAACGCAAAAAACAGATGTAAAAACCCGGCTCGATGAATATACCAACCAGGCAATTGCACCCTATGAACAAACCATCAATCGATTTTTAGATCAGTTTAATGCCGGTTACAAAATTCAAGGGGTCTCTCATTCTCGTTCTGGTGGTGCTCCAAACACAAGTTATCAGATTGTCATAAATGATACCCTTGTAAACATTGGTGCTTCGGACACGCCGCTAGATACACCGAGCTTCAAGAATACCCTCAGTTCTGGAGATAAGAGTACGTTAGCTCTAGCATTCTTCTTGGCCCGTTTAGAGCAAGACCCTGATAGGGCTAATCGTATTGTTGTCTTTGACGATCCATTTACAAGCCAAGACAGTTTCAGGCGGAACAACACTGTCAGGCAAATTAAAAATTGCGTTCAAAATTGCGCTCAAGTGATTGTACTCTCTCTATGA